In Papaver somniferum cultivar HN1 chromosome 1, ASM357369v1, whole genome shotgun sequence, a genomic segment contains:
- the LOC113351217 gene encoding uncharacterized protein LOC113351217 → MVDELLDELHGACFFTKLDLRSGYYQIRLFGPDIAKTAFRTHDGHYEFLVIPFGLYNAPATFQSLMNDIFRPHLRSLSEHLKHLSIVFDILRSNQLFVKESKCTFAQYSVGYLGHVISSDGVSVEDDKIKSITSWPIPNTVKELRAFLGLAGYYRKFVKNFGIINFTKDFYLECDASGGGLGAVLMQSGGPITYYSKPLSGKNLNLSVYDKEMLAVVSATREENIVVDALSRIPGPQLISLSAPIFSGVHATVNECHQDEEYGSLIINLRGNLEFKRNFTYVDGILRYKQRIVVVSSSSWCSKLLEEFYTTPLGGHSGYLRTFKRLQQKFYWKGMKHSIKKFIDRCDICQRNKSESIAPPGLLNPFAIPADVCLDISIDFIDGFPLSNRKSSILVVFDRLSKYAHFIALSHPYSASTVAEVFVREIVRLHGMPKSIVSDRDAIFMSNFWTAYFSLQGTQLCHNTAYHPQSYGQTEVTNRTLECYLRFFAGMKPKE, encoded by the exons ATGGTTGATGAACTCTTGGATGAGCTACACGGTGCATGCTTCTTTACAAAGCTGGATTTACGATCGGGTTATTATCAGATTCGTCTCTTCGGGCCAGATATTGCTAAGACTGCTTTTCGGACACACGATGGACATTATGAGTTCTTGGTCATCCCTTTTGGACTTTACAATGCTCCAGCTACTTTTCAAAGCTTAATGAACGATATATTCAGACCTCATTTACGCAG TCTTTCTGAGCATCTCAAGCATTTATCTATTGTGTTTGATATTTTACGTTCTAATCAACTGTTCGTGAAAGAGTCTAAGTGCACATTTGCTCAATATTCTGTGGGATATCTAGGCCATGTTATCTCATCTGATGGAGTTTCCGTTGAGGATGATAAAATTAAAAGTATTACATCGTGGCCCATTCCTAACACAGTTAAAGAACTTCGAGCATTTCTGGGTTTAGCCGGTTATTATCGCAAGTTTGTCAAGAACTTTGGCATTATCA ATTTTACAAAGGATTTTTATCTTGAATGTGATGCATCTGGTGGTGGTTTGGGCGCCGTATTAATGCAGTCTGGCGGACCCATTACTTACTACAGCAAGCCGCTATCTGGTAAAAATTTGAATCTTTCAGTTTATGACAAGGAAATGTTAGCAGTCGTGTCTGCT ACACGGGAAGAAAATATAGTTGTTGATGCATTGTCTCGAATTCCAGGACCTCAGCTTATATCACTTTCAGCACCTATATTCTCTGGAGTACATGCTACTGTCAATGAATGTCATCAAGATGAGGAATACGGGTCACTTATTATTAATTTGCGTGGTAATTTGGAGTTTAAACGCAATTTTACGTATGTGGATGGCATACTAAGATATAAGCAAAGGATTGTGGTTGTTTCTTCTTCCTCGTGGTGCTCCAAATTACTTGAGGAATTTTACACAACCCCATTAGGTGGACATTCAGGTTACTTACGAACCTTCAAGCGACTACAACAAAAATTTTATTGGAAAGGCATGAAGCATTCGATTAAGAAGTTCATTGACCGTTGTGACATTTGCCAACGGAACAAGTCTGAATCAATAGCTCCCCCTGGACTTTTGAATCCCTTTGCTATCCCTGCTGACGTGTGCCTTGATATTTCAATCGACTTCATTGATGGATTCCCATTATCTAATAGAAAAAGCTCAATTCTAGTTGTTTTTGATCGACTATCGAAATATGCGCATTTTATTGCTTTGTCTCATCCTTATTCTGCTAGCACAGTTGCTGAAGTATTTGTGAGAGAGATAGTTCGACTTCATGGGATGCCCAAGAGTATTGTCAGTGACAGAGATGCGATATTCATGAGCAATTTTTGGACTGCTTATTTTTCTTTGCAGGGTACTCAGTTATGCCACAATACGGCGTACCATCCACAATCATACGGTCAGACTGAAGTTACTAACCGCACCTTAGAGTGCTATTTGCGCTTCTTTGCTGGTATGAAGCCAAAGGAATGA